From a single Rutidosis leptorrhynchoides isolate AG116_Rl617_1_P2 chromosome 5, CSIRO_AGI_Rlap_v1, whole genome shotgun sequence genomic region:
- the LOC139847016 gene encoding translocase of chloroplast 120, chloroplastic-like: MENGASEVKVQSKVDEMGKDDVVRGVVNGNGINEPFKDASNGVEESVSETVVVAKLDESVDVDQEVVEKFKDAFEASSEIQTVRQEVDINPVEEDTLVKVMDLVSTSGNTTRDQDVVIESNKIVDSDVPKENSNNLADTCEEVNVADCSTLADVNEVINSSMNGSNQEPSGLEVNEVMNDEETIFDTAARDQVSELETDVSEIGGKGEAVNVVDVIDEPTTYAGVSRDEPNGLEDNGIVEDKKPATAVSGDSNSGDSDNVDVVETVVHEDGVNGDFVGHRRKPDGEIDTVTNGNVTEKGKLVTENNDGDSINKQEKFESLRNSLLNEESEPTAERSLEFEKGAPKDSEMKQDVPVKKEAELKPVIGVSLSAKKSSNSTPVANPKHDPKPDQSPIPNSKPTAAPTPAPSPAPARPAGLPRLEPAHRVVQSQANGNAPPLQNQVIDEPTNGETDENDDTREKLQMIRVKFLRLARRLGQTPHNVVVAQVLYRLGLAEQLRGSNGGRVAAFSFERASAMAEHLEAAGQEPLEFSCTIMVLGKTGVGKSATINSIFDEVKFETHAFQHGTKKVQDVVGTVQGIKVRVIDTPGLHPSWADQKKNEKILHSVKRFIQKTPPDIVLYLDRLDMQSRDSGDMALLRTITDVFGQSIWFNAIVVLTHAASAPPEGPNGVATSYDMFVTQRSHVVQQAIRQAAGDMRLMNPVSLVENHSACRTNRAGQRVLPNGQVWKPHLLLLSFASKILVEANMLLKLQDSPPGKPFGSRSRAPPLPFILSNLLQSRPQLKLPDEQFGDDDDGDDVMNESSSSDEESYEYDELPPFKRLSNSQISKLSKSQKKSYYDELEYRERLFMKKQLKEEKKRRRMMKKMAETVKNVSTELTDNAEEDGNGAGTVPVAVQDMNLPVSFDADNPTHRYRALDSANQWLVRPVLDPHGWDHDVGYEGINVEHLLALKEKIPASFSGQVTKDKKDANLQMEVSSAMKHGKSKSKSTTLAFDMQTVGKEMSYTLRSDTRFINYRKNKASVGFSGTHFGDSLTGGVKFEDKLTIGKRGQLVVAGGAVLGRGDVAYGGSFEATIRDKDYPLGRFLSTIGLSVMDWHGDLAIGWNAQSQIPIGRFTNLIGRVNLNNKGSGQVSVRLNSSEQLQIALVALVPLVSKLLGYYQDRDSAY; the protein is encoded by the exons ATGGAAAATGGTGCTAGTGAAGTAAAAGTGCAGTCAAAAGTAGACGAAATGGGTAAAGATGATGTCGTAAGAGGTGTGGTAAATGGAAATGGAATTAATGAACCTTTTAAGGATGCTTCTAATGGAGTCGAAGAGAGTGTATCGGAAACGGTTGTTGTTGCGAAGTTAGATGAGAGCGTAGATGTAGACCAAGAGGTTGTAGAGAAGTTTAAGGATGCATTTGAGGCTTCGAGTGAGATTCAAACGGTTAGGCAAGAGGTTGATATCAATCCCGTTGAGGAGGATACACTTGTAAAG GTGATGGATTTGGTAAGTACTTCTGGTAATACAACCAGGGATCAAGACGTTGTTATAGAGAGTAATAAGATTGTGGATTCTGATGTACCCAAAGAAAACAGTAATAATTTGGCAGACACTTGTGAAGAAGTAAATGTAGCTGATTGTTCTACTTTAGCAGATGTTAATGAAGTGATAAATTCATCCATGAATGGTTCAAACCAAGAGCCTAGTGGTTTGGAAGTTAATGAGGTTATGAATGATGAAGAAACTATATTTGATACCGCTGCAAGGGATCAAGTTAGTGAATTGGAAACTGATGTGTCAGAGATTGGTGGAAAAGGTGAGGCGGTGAACGTGGTGGATGTGATTGATGAACCAACAACTTATGCAGGTGTAAGTAGAGATGAGCCAAATGGGTTGGAAGATAATGGGATTGTAGAAGACAAGAAGCCTGCTACTGCAGTTTCAGGAGATTCTAATAGTGGAGATTCAGATAACGTTGATGTTGTTGAAACAGTGGTTCATGAAGATGGTGTAAATGGAGATTTCGTGGGTCACAGAAGAAAGCCAGATGGTGAGATAGACACTGTAACAAATGGAAATGTGACAGAAAAAGGTAAATTGGTTACTGAAAATAATGATGGTGACAGTATCAATAAACaggaaaagtttgaatctttaagaaATAGTTTGCTTAATGAAGAAAGTGAACCAACAGCTGAACGAAGTTTGGAGTTTGAAAAAGGTGCACCGAAAGATAGTGAGATGAAACAAGATGTTCCTGTGAAGAAAGAAGCTGAGTTGAAGCCAGTTATAGGTGTCTCGTTATCTGCTAAAAAATCTTCAAATTCCACTCCTGTAGCTAACCCGAAACACGATCCAAAGCCTGATCAATCCCCAATTCCTAATTCCAAACCTACCGCTGCTCCCACTCCAGCTCCATCCCCAGCACCGGCTCGCCCTGCTGGTCTTCCACGGCTGGAACCGGCTCACCGTGTGGTGCAATCCCAGGCAAATGGGAATGCTCCTCCTTTGCAAAATCAAGTCATTGATGAACCAACTAATGGGGAAACCGATGAAAATGATGACACTCGTGAAAAGCTCCAGATGATACGGGTCAAGTTTTTACGTCTTGCCCGCAGGCTTGGCCAGACGCCTCATAACGTTGTTGTAGCTCAGGTTTTGTATCGGTTAGGATTGGCTGAACAATTGAGAGGAAGCAATGGAGGTCGGGTTGCAGCGTTTAGCTTTGAACGTGCTAGTGCCATGGCTGAGCATTTGGAGGCAGCTGGTCAAGAACCACTTGAGTTCTCATGCACCATCATGGTTCTCGGGAAAACAGGGGTCGGAAAAAGTGCAACCATTAATTCTATATTCGATGAAGTTAAATTTGAAACGCACGCGTTTCAACACGGAACGAAAAAAGTTCAGGACGTTGTGGGGACCGTACAGGGTATTAAAGTACGCGTAATCGATACGCCAGGTCTTCATCCTTCGTGGGCTGATCAAAAGAAAAACGAAAAAATTCTTCATTCGGTTAAACGGTTTATACAGAAAACACCTCCAGATATTGTTTTGTATCTTGATAGATTGGATATGCAAAGTAGGGATTCGGGTGACATGGCGCTTTTGCGAACTATAACCGATGTATTCGGTCAGTCTATATGGTTTAATGCTATTGTGGTCTTGACCCATGCCGCGTCGGCCCCACCTGAAGGTCCGAATGGTGTAGCCACTAGTTATGACATGTTTGTGACCCAACGGTCACATGTGGTTCAACAAGCTATTAGACAAGCTGCTGGTGATATGCGGCTCATGAACCCTGTTTCGTTAGTGGAGAACCACTCGGCTTGTAGGACAAACCGGGCGGGTCAACGGGTTTTACCGAATGGTCAAGTGTGGAAGCCTCATTTGTTACTTCTTTCGTTTGCTTCTAAGATTTTGGTCGAGGCGAATATGCTTTTGAAGTTGCAAGACTCGCCACCTGGCAAGCCGTTTGGGTCAAGATCTCGTGCGCCGCCGTTACCGTTCATTCTATCGAATCTGTTACAATCGAGACCTCAGTTAAAGTTACCGGATGAGCAATTTGGTGACGATGATGATGGCGATGATGTCATGAATGAGTCATCATCTTCTGATGAAGAATCGTATGAATACGACGAGTTACCACCGTTTAAACGGTTGAGTAATTCTCAAATATCAAAGCTTAGTAAATCACAAAAGAAATCGTATTATGACGAATTGGAATACAGGGAAAGGTTATTCATGAAGAAACAGTTGAAGGAAGAGAAAAAGCGAAGAAGGATGATGAAAAAAATGGCGGAAACAGTTAAGAATGTTTCAACTGAATTAACTGATAATGCAGAAGAAGATGGTAATGGAGCGGGAACCGTTCCGGTTGCGGTTCAGGATATGAATTTACCCGTTTCGTTTGATGCGGATAATCCGACCCATCGGTACCGGGCACTCGATTCTGCGAACCAATGGCTCGTTAGACCCGTGCTGGACCCGCACGGTTGGGATCACGACGTTGGTTATGAAGGAATAAATGTGGAACACTTACTTGCACTCAAAGAAAAGATACCCGCTTCGTTTTCGGGTCAGGTTACTAAAGATAAAAAAGATGCTAATCTTCAAATGGAGGTATCAAGTGCAATGAAACAtggaaagtcaaagtcaaagtcaacaacttTAGCGTTCGATATGCAGACGGTTGGAAAAGAAATGTCTTACACTCTACGTAGTGATACCCGATTCATCAACTACAGAAAAAATAAAGCGTCGGTTGGTTTTTCGGGTACTCACTTTGGTGATTCGTTAACGGGCGGCGTTAAGTTTGAAGACAAGTTAACGATTGGTAAACGGGGACAGTTAGTAGTGGCTGGTGGAGCGGTTTTGGGTCGTGGTGATGTTGCTTACGGGGGTAGTTTTGAGGCTACTATAAGGGATAAAGATTATCCTTTGGGCCGGTTTTTGTCAACTATTGGTTTATCGGTTATGGATTGGCATGGGGATCTTGCAATTGGATGGAACGCGCAGTCGCAGATTCCGATTGGTCGGTTTACTAATTTGATTGGGCGTGTTAATTTGAATAATAAGGGTTCGGGACAAGTTAGCGTTCGTTTGAATAGTTCAGAACAGTTACAAATTGCATTAGTTGCTTTGGTTCCACTCGTGAGTAAGCTACTGGGGTACTATCAGGATCGGGATTCAGCATATTGA
- the LOC139850407 gene encoding dirigent protein 22-like — protein sequence MMKLCLALILSSMILLAIPLAHSIDQDPLAVEEWFKNLPNMTQKTTHLRFYLHDIVSGKSPTAMRVAQSSITSTSPTFFGFIAMADDKLTSGPEPNSTVVGQAQGIYGSACLNETGLLMTMNLVFNGADYNGSTISLLGRNAVFHPYREMPIVGGSGVFRMARGIATAKTYDFNLTSGDAIVEYNVMVVHY from the coding sequence ATGATGAAGCTATGCTTAGCATTGATACTAAGTTCAATGATACTCTTAGCCATACCATTAGCTCACAGCATCGATCAAGACCCGTTAGCCGTAGAAGAATGGTTCAAAAATCTACCAAACATGACCCAAAAAACCACCCACCTTCGCTTCTATTTACACGATATAGTAAGCGGCAAAAGCCCAACCGCTATGAGAGTAGCCCAATCCAGCATCACCTCAACATCTCCAACCTTTTTTGGCTTCATAGCCATGGCTGACGACAAACTGACAAGTGGACCTGAACCCAACTCAACTGTTGTGGGTCAAGCACAAGGCATATATGGTTCAGCATGCTTAAATGAGACTGGTTTGCTCATGACCATGAACTTGGTTTTTAATGGAGCCGATTATAATGGTAGTACGATAAGCCTTTTGGGTCGTAATGCTGTGTTTCATCCGTATCGTGAGATGCCTATTGTTGGTGGATCCGGGGTTTTTAGGATGGCACGAGGTATTGCGACCGCTAAAACTTATGATTTTAATCTTACGTCCGGTGATGCAATCGTCGAATATAATGTCATGGTTGTTCATTATTAA